The genomic segment ATTCATCACAGTCCTCCCAAGGAGCTCAAACCTGAGGCCCTGACACTGAGAATATCGAGCCATAGGGCCCCGTCACGGCTCCCAGGATGCAGCCAGAGTGCCCGGGAAGGGAGCAGTGAGCCACTTTAGCTTTAGAATCTGAGTCTCTCCCGCCTGATCCTCACCCCTCTTTGCAGCCCAACActcaggggcaggggaggaaacATATGTCGCCAGGCCCTCCTGCAATTATTTAAAGGTCCTTCAAAGAGGAGGCTGAAACCTGCCCTTGATGAATCAGTGAATAGTTAAGAGATTCTTCTGGAAGGTATTGCTTGAAACCAGgtagctctttttcttttttatttgttttttagcaTAGTTAATTTATACTCATTATTTGAATAAAGAGTATTCTTTTAAACTAAAACTTGTAACCAGAGACCAGAGGGAGGGGTTTTTGTAGAAGGGCCATTTGGCCCTGAACTCACACCCACAAACAACCTCAAAGATGAACTTTGAACTGTTATTTCCAAATGAGGTTAGTGGATGACCCCAGAGCTACTCCAGCAGGACCAGGGAGATGATATTTCCCATAAAGCTTTAAGCTCCTGTCTTACTTCCTTATTACATAGAAGAGATCATGGTTTCTTCTGATAAGCTataatatttttgtgtattttaaagccattactttgttaaataaaatattttgtttaaaatatcacAATTTTTATAACCCTATATTGGGATAAAAGATGTGTTATATGCCTCTGGGAGTGGCCCAGGCCTGTTTCTACCTGAAGAGGCTCTGGCTGTAACTTGGATTGAGGGTCAGACTCTCAGTTGTCTGTACCTACGGAGCACCTGGCCAGCTGGCCCACCAGCTCACAACCTGAACTATGCCCATTTACAGGGGAGACAGGGCAGAGGACACAAATTCTGGGTTCACAGGTGCATCACTAAGGCAAGGGTAACAGCCCCGATCCTGGAATGGCCCCAGGGATCTGGGACTGGGTGAAGTCTCCTCTTCTGTGTATTTTGCCTTCTCAGTCCACTGCTTGCATCCCCCAGTTGCGACTTCATGTTATTCCAGAATGAGCTCCTTCCTGGACCCCTTTTACTTCTGGACCCTGCTCTATAATGGGCCTGAGAGCTGCAAGTGGGGATGGAATGTGCTGGGCTGGCAGCAAGTGGAGGCCCTGCATGGAGGGAGACACTAGCCTCAGGTGGCTAGGAATGGATGCCAACCCAGCCAATGGGGTCCTTCAGCCTCTGCCCACTGTGGGccaccaggagggagggagagacaccAAAGACTGGAAGCTAAGACGGCCTGAGTTTCAGAATAGGTCACAAGCAGAATGCAGAATTGGGGAAGCTGCCCTTCTACTGACCTTGGGGACAGCTGTTACAGTGGGAGACAGGTCCCAGGCCTCAGGCCAGGCTTGTCAGGCTAGACATAAGGGATGCTgtggcctctccccaccccaccccccaaccacCTTCCTCACAATGGGGTTCATTGCTGAGGTGGGAGGGGCATCCTAGGGAGGGTGCAGCAGGGGGCCTGCCTGCCAGACACCCTTGGGGAGCCTGTCCTTTCAAGCATGAACCATACCGTCTGGGCTCCCCTACTCCCAGTGTGCTCTTAGCTCTGCCTGCCTGGTGTGGGGTCCTGGAGACTTTCTTGGAACTCATCCAGCAACCATCATGCAGGGTGGTGCTGGGGACTGCCCTCGTACTCGGAGGTGGAGGCCTCATGTTGTGGatgcagaggaagaagagaaggaagacagcTCCTGAGTCTGCAGAAGACGAGCAGGAGTCACCAGAATGCCACAAGGTGAAAAACGAGAACTGGATCAAATCGCACTTTAGCCGTCTCtccgaagagaagctggccgctGGCAGCAACACCACAACAGCCGGCAGCCTCACAGGCAGCAACACAGCCACGTCCAGCAACACGGCCACGGCAAGCAGCAGTGCCGCCGCTCCCCAGCCTGTCAGTGGCAATGGAGAGGCCAGCACCACGATTCGCGTGGAGACCTTCACCACCAGGCAAGGAGAAGAGAGCACGGCTCTTCACCGGGAGTCCTTCACCAGCAAGCAGAGGATGTCTGGAACCTCAGTGATCAAAGAGACCCACAAGGAGTCTGGAAAATCCTCGTCCACCGATGAGGCCACGTGGGCCGCTGTGGCTGCCTGTACCAAGGAGATTGACACCAAGGGGCAGCAGCTGGCTAACTCCATGTTGCAGCGGGCCACGGCTTGCCAGAACTCAGGCCACCTGGAGTCCAAGGACATCAACCAGGAGGAGCTGAAGGCTCTCGAGGAGGTGGAGATAAAGTTGAAAGGGAATTTCCTCAACCAGCGGGAAACCACCGTAGCTGGctccaaccacacacacaccttccaTGGCCATTGTCACCATGGCCACCAGGGCTATCCAAGCCACCCGAGCCATCAGTGCCACAGCCTGCCCATCCGCAGCCATCAGACCTATCACCCCTTTAAAGCCACCTAACCGTGGATGGAGATGCCCCTTaccccagcagggctggcacaCAATCTCCGGCTTGTTTTCTCTCTGGTGGGGCAACCTATGTGGCCCAGAGTAAGATGCTGCCACCCAAATCCCTTCTTTATCAGGCCCCTCCGACTTTGAGTGGAGTCTACCACTGATGGCCGCTGATGGAGAAAGAGCTGGGAGGAACTGAAACAGCTGAGACAGACTCACAGGCCCCTGAAGACCCACTGAGAGAAGACAGACAAGGCAGATCCCAGGAGCCGCTGAGAGCACCATGTTGATGCCAAATGCCTGGAAATGAGCCAATAAAGCCTTGCATTCCCTCACTCTGAGTCTGGGGGCTCTGTGGCCAGCCCCAGGTCTGGGCAGGCCTGTGGGGAGAGGGTTCCTCCTCCCACAGTCCTCTCCGTGAGGGCTGATTCGAGACTCGGTAAATCGGCTGCCCAGGTCTCCAGCCCTGGGCATGGGCTGTCTCCAGCGGGCTCAGCCCCTACAGACTTGCTATTGCCAGGGAGGGAAGAAGCAGCCAGGGGttgggaggagcagggagagatCGGCTTTCAGAAGCAAGGAAGTGAGCAGGGGTGGGATGTAGGCCCACTGTCCTCTTGGTGCCACCCCCATCCTGTGTACTGCTTCTCAGATCGTGTGGACCCATATCGCGCTCTCTCTCACTGCCCCGCCTGCTTCCTTAGGCCCACTGGGATCTGTGCTAGTGCCTCCCCACCACCTACCTTCAGAGCTAATGTGTGCGATACCTTCTCTTCTGGTTTATGTTACCGTTGCTgttgctggggctggggctggggctggggctgcagtacTACTAAATAGTAGCATTAGTACtgcccctgctttttttttttttttgagtttttagtATATGCCATGCTCAGTGTTGTGTTACGGCACAGCCCCGTGTGGAAGGCATTACGTTATCtcaattttgcagatgaaactCAGAGATGAACTTTGCCTGAGATGAAATAGTAAGTGATGTTGCTGGGATCAGAGCCCCATTCCCCTAAGCCTTGCCCTGTGCTGCCCCCCAGGCCAACGCCCAGCATCCCCAGATGGGTCTACCTCTCTAATACTTATCCCTGTCCTCTTCCCACGTGTCCTGACACTCTCTGCGCCCTCCTGCAAGCCTGGgactctccctgcctcctttccGGGGTCCCAAGAAGCCACTTCTGGAGCAAGAGGTGGCCCCCAGTTAGGCAGTCAAAGGGGGGCAGCTGGATCCCCCCGAAACTTGAGAGAAGTCAGTTATATGGCGCTGTCTAAACCCCAGTGTCTCCTTTACATAGAAATTTCCTACCTATTATGGATTTACCAGTGGTTTCCAAACTATGGGCCTCAAACTCCAGGAAGAAGGTGCCCAGAATCACTGTAAAggataggggggagggtatagctcaagtggtagatcacatgcttagtatgtatgatgtcctgggttcaatccccaatactccatttaaaaataataacattaattaaataaataaacctaattacctctcccccctaaagaattaaaaataaagaatcattGTAAATGATGGATAAATCTATAAATATCCTAAATGTTGTCAATTGATTTTATGGAGCATAGTTGGGagtatttgaatatttatgaCATTACTAGTAAGTGACTTTATCTAAATGCTGatccatatatgtgtgtatatttaaagtgcttcataataaaaatcttatttggaaaaaaatgggaTCAATCATACTGGAAAATGTTGGAAGCTGTCATATTAGACAAAAAGCAAGAGCAGTGAGGTTTGGCTTCTGAAATTACGATTTAAAACGCGTAAGATGCATGCATTTATCTGGAAAGCCTTGAATCCCTTATTAAAAACTTATTACATAAAATTTCAGATTATGACtttggaatcttttaaaaagtttcaaactGGCAAGATTCAAATAAAGTCTGTAGTTAGTATTGTGCCAATGTTAATTTTCTGGTTCTGATCATTGTGCTACAGTTAGGTAAGATGCTATTATTTAGGGTGGCTGAGAAATGGATATATGGAAATCCCCTGTAGCATTTTTGCAACTTTCCtgtaaatttaaaagtatttcaaaatttaaagtcAAAATGTTTTCAGACGATTTAGTTATCAGTGCGTGTCAAAGTTTTATTACAACTATGTGTATGAAAAGAGCTTCTAAACAGCCAACTCAGGTATACACACTTCGTAAGGACATCTTTATAAGATAAGAGAAAGGCTAAATCGTTGTTAGACTAGATACAAGAGTTAACAGCCAGTAGACTTTTGTCTGAGAGTCCACTGGGAGGGTGGCTGGTTTCCCAGGCTTAATTTCATTAAAGCTCATTAGGAAATAGTTGAATCATTTCATCAAGAATGCTCACTTCTTCCTAGTGGGAGTTTATGAATTACATCATACAAGAAAGTTCCCAAAATTTTGACAACAAATTGTCAACACACACCTCAACAGGCAGTGTGCTAGGTGTCACGGAGGCCAAAATGAGGGGGACACCATCCCCAACCTTGAAGCTTCTAGACAATGTATGACAAGTGGTGGAACAAAACACGGTGGAGCGCAGGGGGAGGGGCCTGAGGAGAGGCTCTGCAGCATTTGAGGGGCTGCAACTAGGGAGGTGTtttgggcagagggaacagcaggaggAAAGGGGTAGAGGCAGGATGGTGGCAGTGTGTCTAGGGGACCTTGACAGTCTGGCTGAAGGGGAACACTTAGAGATAGgcaaaagggaagaggaaaagccCCAAAACTGACTCCAAAGCCTTGAGCCAAGGAGGATTTAGGAGACCGTCCAGCCTAATTTCCTCATTTCATAACAGAAGTCATTTTGAGAAGTTATGCCTAGTCCCATAGGTGGCGACTGGGGACACTGAAGGGTTCTGAGGAACTCTGCATTTTTGAGTAGGCAGCAGGGAAGGACAAGGAACAGGTAATGGAATTTCAGAAGAGAGGTGTCCAATGAAGGCTTAATCCCAGGAAGACTTTTCAGAGGAGGTGGCAATGATGACGGGCCAAGGGGCATAACAGTGACTGGAGATGCTCCTTACGTAAACGAGACTGTGATTCCTTTTGGCCACAGTAAGTCATCCTGTTGCTTGTGCATCCCCTGCCCAAACACCTGCCCCCACTACCAGGCCACTCGCTCCCCAGAGCAGCCAGAATCACCATggggggaaaggagagaaactTCCAAAATGAACCTCTTTCTTCTTACAGTTGGAGGGGGCCTGAGAGGTTCTTGCGTGCAGCCTGCCCTCCCACACCAGCCATCCTCCCCCTCCTCAAATCAAAAGCTGCCACCCTCCTGATCTAAGGCTTGAGCACTTCCTCCAGACTCCATAACGACTGCAGAGAACACTTACTGAGTTCCAGGCTCTagtctaagcactttacaaatagTATCTCATTTAAACTTCACAACAAGTCTTTAAGAAGGGCACTAATATCACCCCCATTTTTCAGTTGAGGAAGCTGAGGTTTGGTTAAACCACTTGCCCAAGAACTCATAGCTGGTGAGGGGCCACCCTGGGAGTTAAACCCAAGCTCCTCTGACTTCAGAGTCCatgcctcccacctccctgctgccCCACCAGTCACTTTCCTCACTCCAGACCCATCCCGTGTTTGGCCTTttcctctcctccagccccatcTCTACACCAGGGGCGGCACATTGGGCCTGAAATGGGACATCTAGTCAAGGAGAAGGAGGGGGCTCTTGGCAGTATCAGTTCACAGACTTCAAAGTGCTTTCTTTCTCCTGCCTTTTCTCATTTCAGCCTTAAAGGCAGCTCTATAAGGTGGGATTGAAGTGATTTTATTGTCATcccacagaaaaggaaatgggaTCTTAGAGATGCAATGTGACTTGCCCAATAGCCAGAGGGGACTTGAGTCCAGCACTTGCCTGACTCTGTCACATTCCTCTTCCCCAGCCTGGCACTTCTTCCTTCTTGGGAGTCAGGCCTGGGTAGATGATCCcttaaatgaaatgagaaaaggcCACTAGGTGTCTTGAGCACAGGTCCCTGATTCACCCGCAGAGCCCAAGACCCAGCTGTCCCGCCGTTTAGGCCAAGTCCACCCTTGGGGACTGGAGGCTTCTGGAACTGACCACCAGAATGAAAGGGGACTTGGGAGTGAGTGGCTGTGGCTGGAGACAGGTCTGAAGCAAGAACCCGCCCTGCCCTGCTTCGAGGAGGCTGGCAGGCAGTGGGGCAGAGGGCAGTAGCAAAAGTTTGATCTCTAAATCCTTAGCCAGAGGGTGCTGGTCCGGTCGTGGCTGGACTGGAACCCCGTCTGGGGCTGGCAACTCTGCGAATGGGGTGACCCACTGGGAAAACACTGGTGCCTTATGTAGCGAGACAGAAGGAGGCTGCTACCACGGGCTCCTAGCCTGACGAGGAGGAAATGACCCTGAGGAGGCAATCCAACAGAAGCCAAAAGCTATTTGCCTCAAGATGTTTCCAGCAATGTTACCAAGGCAAAAAAACTGGGGGAGAGGCGATGCCAAATATCCGTTGAGCTCTTCTGACAACCCACTCAGTGGCCTCTAACGATGTAGTGACCAGCATGGAGAGAGGGTTGTGGTATAAAGTTGATTCTCCATCACACTGTGTCCCCTTGAGGATGACTCACGGGAACAATCTCTCTTGGTCCTAGTGCCAGGAAACTCTGTGTTTCTCCAGGCAGCTGCCTTGCTTTGTCTTGATTTCTACATATCTGTCAGATGATCACATTTCCCTTTTAGCTTTGACTATCAGGAAGCTCCAAGTCAAATTTCTGGCCCATCTGTCACAACTGTATGGTAGGGATTTTGAATACTAATATTGCCCCCAgctttcttgccttttctttctcccaatctgtcttttatttattaataatctTCGTGTATTGTATGctgtatttaagaaaaaaattggaatggaatggagaggaggaagaagaggaaagagaaagttaAATGAAAAAAGCTGAGAGGAAAATGGTTTAACATTCCCTTCAGATTCCACTGAAAAGAATCGATTCTGCTGGTCGCTCATTAATATAAAAGGGCTGACACTTTTGACTGATAATGTTAGAAACCTCTCAAAAGAtggataaaacataaaaatacaaaataaaataatgaaatgtcaGTTTTTGACCAGAAAATTGGCAAAAAATTAGTTTGGACAATACCCAGTATTGGCGTGGATAAGCAGTAACAGTCTCTTTTATATGCTAAGGGGGGTATGAATGGGCTAATTAAAAGTTTGGCACATGAAGATGCCTGTGCATTTGGCTCAGCAATTACACACCTATATATCTAAACTTCAGAGAAACTCTTGTttcagcattgtttgtaatagcaaaaataGGAAATATTCTAAATGTCCTAAAAGGGAGAATGAAAAGTCAATTGTGGTCTAACTTCACAAGAGAATATTACacagcagtgaaaaagaatgaatcaGAGCTACCTGTACTGCTATGGACAAAGCTCAAAACACAATGTTAAGCAAAAACAATAAACTGCAGAAGGTTATGCAAGTGTGTTTCCACTTCTATAAAGTTTTAAATGGCAAAAGCCATATTATATCTTGTTTATAGGTCCAGATTATGTTTTAAGGGTATAAAGACATGAATGGGAACACTAAACACTGGAGAGAGGCCAGAGACGAAGAAGAGGGAGGTGAGCTGGGGAGGGTTGTCATGGGTGCTGGGTACACTGGTGTGGATTGTATTATTATCTATTCTTTTTGGTATGGCTAAAACAtctcattaaaacaaagaaaaatagtgAACACTGTCCCTGCAACTGGGTAAAACATTCTGCCTGCTTCAGGACAAAGATGGGAAGGACATGTGTGGAAGACTGTAGTGCTGGGGAGGTCGGAACCTGGGTGAGTGGAAGTCCAAGGTCCGGTTTTTCATCAGAGGATGGGAAGGTGCCATTGGCTGTGATGGGGTCTCTCTTGCAGGCTTCGTGGTCCAGGGCTCCAACGGCGAGTTCCCCTTCCTAACCAGCAGTGAGCGCCTGGAGGTAGTGAGCCGTGTGCGCCAAGCCATGCCCAAGGACAAGCTCCTGCTAGCTGGCTCCGGCTGCGAGTGTGAGGCCATAATGCCCAGGGCTCTGGCGGTGGCTGGGTTTGGGGATGGCAGGATCCTTGGCCCTGGGGTCCAGTCTAGTACTTATTCTGCCTCTTCTTCACCCCTTTCTTGCCCCAGGGTCATAGGCTAGCCCTTCTTCCTCCCGCCCTCAGCCTCCAAGCCCCTCAGGGAAGACTCCCTCTTTCCTCCTGCAGCCACTCAAGCCACGGTGGAGATGACGGTGAGCATGGCCCAGGTCGGGGCTGACGCTGCCATGGTGGTGACCCCTTGCTACTATAGTGGCCGCATGAGCAGTGCTGCCCTCATTCATCACTACACCAAGGTGGGCATGAGGGGTGGGCATGAGTTGGGGGCCTGGGGCCAAAGGAAGGCTGAGTGAGGCAGAGACTCTGCCCAGGGAGGGGAGGTGAGAGGAGCTGGGAGTGGAGTGGTGAGCCTACTTCCCGTGAATGGCAGCTTTGGGAAAGGGGAGAGATGCTACCATGTACCAGCTGTGTGACAGTGGGTGACTGACCTAACCATGCTGTGTCACTGTCTCCTCCCTTCTCAAATGAGAGGAATGCTGGAATCTTCCTCCTGGGGTGGTTGTGAGGACTAACATaaagaacaaaacacaaaatactgaataatccTCAGTACTACCCAGGATTAGTGCTTGCAATCAGGATGCATGGCACGGTGGCTTTTAGTCCAGGAGGGGGGCCTGTCCAGGTAGCCCTGCAGAGACCCAGGCCCGAATTGCCTCAGGTCTGAGGCAGCTGCCTTCTCCTGTCTTCTCTGCACCCGTCAGGTTGCTGACCTGTCTCCAATTCCTGTGGTGCTGTACAGTGTCCCAGCCAACACAGGGCTGGACCTGCCTGTGGACGCGGTGGTCACGCTTTCCCAGCACCCGAATATCGTGGGCATCAAGGACAGCGGTGGTGATGTGAGTGGCAGCGACTCTCGGCCAAGGCACCcttctcttgttttaaaaaaattttttggggggtgggtaattaggctttctatttatttatttaaatggaggtactggggacccaggacctcgtgcatgctaacgtgcactctactgcttgagccatccccccatcccctccttttctcttttgccACCAACTtcagggcagctctgggacccACTTCAGTCCTGGGCCTTTGTGTGGGTTCCCTCTGTCGTGTGGGCTCTCTGGGGTTAGTCTGAACTTTGGGGCATCTCTCTGGGACCTGGGCTTTTGTTCTCCCACACGAGCCCAGCCCCCATCCAGGCTGGCAGTGGAGCCTGTGGGCCTAACTCTCACACCAGCTTTGCTGTTACAGGTGACCAGGATCGGGCTGATTGTTCACAAGACCAGGAGGCAGGACTTCCAGGTGTTGGCTGGATCAGCTGGCTTCCTGCTGGCCGGCTATGCCGTGGGTAGGCATCTCGCAGCTCTCAAACTGTGATGAGTGATCAAGATATACCTAGGCAGCTGGAATCTGCTGGGATAGACTGTGAGGACCAGGGCTGGGTCTACAGAGGGCCTTCGCCAGCCTGCCTGCTGGGAACCCTCGAGAGGTCCGGCACACTACTTGCTTTTCTGAATAGCCAGTGCTTTTGAGTGGCCTTGTTAGGTGCAGGAGGCTGGCTGAGTGCAATCCCTGCCCTGTAGAGGGGATGCCTGCAGCTTGCTCTAAGTCCTAAGCTCCCTGCTTAGCTGACAAATTTAGCTCCTCTAATCTCACCTTGTAGATCATTCTTTGAGGCAGAGGCCTTGGGGTCCTTCCCACTAGACCGGGAATGCATTCTCCTCTCTCCCTGGGCCCACGCCAGAATGAATCATCAGGCCTGCAGGGTTGGCCCGGGGATCTTCAGTTGCCTGATCCGATTCTGTTCTGGTCCAGGATCCTAGGAATGTCACCATTAGATCAACTGGTCTTGTCTGCTTGGGGTCAAAGTCCTTGGATTCAGGTTGGATTTGAGCCacggagggggagggagggaagcatcTGCTCCTTTCAGCTGAAGCCCCAGTGAATGTAGATTTGAGTTACTTTTCCAGTGACGTAGGGGGCAATGCTGATTCCTATTTTCTCTGGTCTCTGCAGACTTTGGCTTGTAGTGTAGGTCCTGCATATCTCCCTTCTGCCATGTCACAGTCTGTAAAGTACAGGGGAATTAGAGAGGACCCATTTATGCTTCATTCCTGAGACTGCGGTAGGTGGAAAGAGCACGGGCTCTGGAGGCCAGGGATCGGAGCTGGAATCTGAGCTCTGCCGGATTCACTGCGCACCACTGGCAAGGTGGCTGCCCTCTCCGGGCCGCGGTAGGCGTTGTGAGGATTAGAGAGCACTGGCCCTGCGTCTGCCATAGTGCTTGGCAGATAGTAGGTTTCCAATAAATGGCAGCTATATTAATAAGCTTGTTCCAAATTGCCTACTCTTTCTCCAGTCTTGAGGCCACTCTGCTTAGAATCACTCCTAACTAGCCTTGGAATCACACTCACAGGCTGGCAGAAGTGGCAGGACCTTCCGAGATCACAGCCAGCCCATCTTCATTGCCCAGACGAGAACAAAGAGGACCAGAGAGGGTCGATGGCTTGTCCAAGTTCATGCAGCCAATGGGAGGAAATGCCCAGTCTCCTGACCGGGTCTGGAGctctttccctcccccacccccaccgccaccGCTGTCCCAGGCTGAATTCACTGGGGGGAATAAAATTTCAGTTGAGCAAATCTTCCCATCCACTCCACCCGCTTCCAGGACTGATGAGTCAGGGGGTTATTGCAGGAGCGTGGAGGTGTCAACTGGCTGGTAGGACTCTACCCCCGGGCACAGGGGTTGCAAGGAAGGAACTGTCCTTGAGTTAGCCTTCAGGCTCTGCTCTCTGCCCCTCAGCCTGTGAGACTGTACCTTGAATAGGCTGGAAGTCTTCTCTCTGGAAACCTATACTCTGTGAACTCACAGAGCATGTCTTTAACATGGCTGACCAGGGGCGTAGGAATCCAGAGCTTGTCTGCCCAGAACAAAGAGGTGCTGGGGACCAGGGTTTGGAATTCTCTGCGAGAAGAGGCTCTGGCTGATGTTCTGCATCTCACTTCTGGGGCAGGAGCTGTGGGCGGCGTGTGCGCCCTGGCCAACGTCCTGGGGGCTCAGGTGTGCCAGCTGGAGCGGCTCTGCCTCACAGGGCAATGGGAAGATGCCCAGAAGCTGCAGCATCGCCTCATTGAGCCAAACACTGCGGTGAGCTCCCAGCCAATGGCCCCAAAGTGGGAGTGGCCTGTGTCCTCATTGGAGCAGGAGCCAAGGCTGGCACAGGGGTCCCCACTCTTCCCTTTCAGAAAGTCCTTTTAGAGAACATCTCAGCGTGGGAACTCTTTGTGCCTCCCCAGAAAAATCTTGACTTCAGACAAAGTTGAGCCCCATTGGTTTTCAAACTTAAGTGTGCATTAGAATTCATTTAGGGAGCTGGTTAAAATTCTACCCCTTTAGGCCCAGGAATATGCATTGAGACAGGTATCCTGGGTGATTGTGACATAAGGTATCCTAGAATCTTACTTAGAGATGCACTGTGTAGAGAGAGGGAACCATGGGCTTTTACATCAGCTTTATAAAGGGCCAGAtcctgaaaaacagaatggttgagAGTAAGAAAGGAATTGGAAAGCCGGAGGTATTCAGAGCCCAATTTTCCCTTCAAATAATCTATCCTGCAGTCAGACCACGTACCCCAACTCTGTGTTGGGCAAGTcaaggagaagaggcaagatggaaTGCTTGTCAAGTGCCAGGCGGTGCTGGGCAGAGCCATCCTGCAGTCTGaggcaaagagaaaaatgtgtgtcCCTATAGACatgtttttatgtatatttcaaattaaactttttattttgagataagtGTAGATTTACATGAAATTGGAAGAAACAATACAGGGAGATCCCATGTACCCTGATTCCCCCAACGACAGCACTTTATGAAATTAAGAGCACAAAGTCACAACCAGGATTTTGACATTGGTACAGTCAAGATcgagaatatttccatcaccataGGGATCCCTCATGTTACCCTTTCAGAGAGACACCTCCTGCCCATTGCCtccttaacccctggcaaccacaaatatGTTTGCCATTTGTACAATTTTATCAGTTCAAGAccgttatataaatggaatcatatagtctATAATCTTTTGAGATTGGCTTTCACTCTGCATAATTTTCTGGAGATTCATGCAAGCACATGTAGCAATAGTCTGctcctttttgttgctgagtagtaGTTCACAGTGTGGCCATAAACAGCTCGTTTACCCAGTCACCTGTTGAGGGATagttggttgtttccagtttttggctattagctgctatgaacattcatgaatAGGTTTTTGTATGACCACAAGTTTTCATGTTTTTTGGATGAATACACAGTTGGTGGGTTGTAGGATTATTGCATGTTCAGTGTTTTAAGAAACtaacaaactgttttccagagtgggcTTTTACATTTACATCAGTGTAAATGTACCAGTgacccagtttctctgcatcctcaccagcacttggtgttgtgactattttttattttggccattctgataggcATGTTgtgatatctccttgtggttttaatttacatttttctgatggctaatgctattgaacatcttATCATGTATTTATTTGCCCTCTGTACATCCTTTTAGATGAAGTGTCTCTTTATGTCTCTTACCCATTTCCTAATTGGATtggtttttactgttgagttttggaAGTTCATTGTATCTTCTAGATActtgtcctttatcagatacatgctttgcaaatattttctcccagtccatagctTGTCTTGTCATTCTATTAATagatcttttgcagagcaaaagttttaaattttg from the Vicugna pacos chromosome 11, VicPac4, whole genome shotgun sequence genome contains:
- the C11H10orf62 gene encoding uncharacterized protein C10orf62 homolog, with the protein product MLWMQRKKRRKTAPESAEDEQESPECHKVKNENWIKSHFSRLSEEKLAAGSNTTTAGSLTGSNTATSSNTATASSSAAAPQPVSGNGEASTTIRVETFTTRQGEESTALHRESFTSKQRMSGTSVIKETHKESGKSSSTDEATWAAVAACTKEIDTKGQQLANSMLQRATACQNSGHLESKDINQEELKALEEVEIKLKGNFLNQRETTVAGSNHTHTFHGHCHHGHQGYPSHPSHQCHSLPIRSHQTYHPFKAT